In one window of Ovis aries strain OAR_USU_Benz2616 breed Rambouillet chromosome 5, ARS-UI_Ramb_v3.0, whole genome shotgun sequence DNA:
- the LOC101113331 gene encoding hepatitis A virus cellular receptor 1, protein MHPWVAILGLLLLPAGVTAYRRVTGVAGRSVTLPCYYNGEVTSMCWGRGSCPWFDCGTNIIWTDGFRVTYRRDGRYQLYGDIPGRDVSLTINNAAVSDTGLYCCRIEVRGWFNDIKTTLELKVNPAPPTTTTTTTTTTTTTTTTTPTTTTTTPTTTTTRRTTPTTTRRTTTTTPRTTTTRKTTATTTPRTTTTTPRTTTTTRRTTTTTTPRTTTTRKTTTTTTPRTSTTTTPRTTTTTRKTTITTTPRTTTTTTTTPRSTTTTRKTTITTTPTTTTTITITTSTTPQTRTTTTPTTTTTTTAPTTMVTTAPPTTTTAVPATIITSTPTMTVPTAPVTARSSTSALPMPAPTKDLQPASFSSPTQTAETQPATLYETNITSSPWHSCSTDGNGTVTQSLDPHWHNNQTVAALAQETWMSTSKGVYIGISVTILALLVMFVVFWIRRRYFCLGNKVELLRVIPLKDSRIGALKNAALKPIQAEDNVYIIDDYH, encoded by the exons ATGCATCCTTGGGTAGCCATCCTGGGCCTCCTACTCCTGCCAG CTGGTGTAACCGCTTACCGTCGAGTGACTGGAGTGGCGGGTCGGAGTGTCACTCTACCCTGCTACTATAATGGAGAAGTCACAAGCATGTGTTGGGGCCGAGGGTCATGTCCTTGGTTCGATTGCGGAACTAACATCATCTGGACTGATGGATTCAGAGTCACCTATCGGAGGGATGGACGTTACCAGCTATATGGAGATATTCCTGGAAGGGATGTGTCTTTAACCATAAACAACGCTGCCGTGTCTGACACTGGCTTGTATTGTTGCCGAATTGAGGTGAGAGGGTGGTTCAATGACATAAAAACCACCCTAGAGTTGAAGGTCAATCCAG CTCCACCTACAACaacgaccaccaccaccactactacTACAACAACTACCACCACTActccaacaaccaccaccactactccAACAACCACCACTACAAGAAGGACAACTCCCACCACTACTCGGAGAACAACCACCACTACTCCAAGAACAACCACTACAAGAAAGACTACTGCCACCACTACTCcaagaaccaccaccaccactccaaGAACAACCACCACTACAAGAAGGACAACTACCACCACTACTCCTAGAACAACCACTACAAGAAAGACAACTACCACCACTACTCCAAGAACCAGTACCACTACCACTCCAAGAACAACCACCACTACAAGAAAGACAACCATTACTACTACTCCAagaaccactaccaccaccaccactactccAAGATCAACCACCACTACTAGAAAGACAACCATTACTACTACTCCAACAACGACTACTACTATTACAATAACAACCTCTACTACCCCCCAAACAAGAACAACCACAActccaacaaccaccaccaccaccactgctccAACCACAATGGTCACCACTGCTCCGCCAACCACCACCACTGCTGTGCCAGCAACAATCATCACCAGTACTCCAACCATGACAGTCCCCACTGCTCCAGTGACAGCAAGGTCCTCTACTTCTGCTCTTCCAATGCCAGCACCCACAAAGGACCTCCAGCCAG cttctttttcttctccaactCAGACAGCAGAAACCCAGCCTGCTACCCTGTATGAAACAAACATAACCAGCTCACCATGGCACTCTTGTTCAACAG ATGGAAATGGCACTGTGACCCAGTCTCTGGATCCCCATTGGCATAATAATCAAACT GTTGCGGCGCTGGCACAAGAAACATGGATGAGCACCAGCAAGGGAGTCTACATTGGCATCTCGGTTACTATTTTGGCACTGTTGGTCATGTTTGTGGTTTTCTGGATTAGGAGAA GATATTTTTGCCTGGGTAACAAGGTGGAGCTACTGCG TGTGATTCCATTGAAAGATTCTCGCATTGGAGCTTTGAAAAATGCAGCTCTGAAGCCTATCCAAGCAGAAGACAATGTCTACATTATTGATGACTATCACTAA